The Bacillus thuringiensis region GATATAAACACTACAGAAAATTGTGGATCTTTTAAAAGCATTTTTCATATTTATGCATAAATTATAGAATAAATATAGAAAGAAAAAAGAAATTTTATCTAAAAATTTTTTAAAGATTTTATTAAATTTATTGACTCATATAAACATATTTACGTATTTTAAAAGTTATTTTGCCGTTAATAAAAATCACCATACTAGCGCAGTTGGAGAATTGTACATATTGTGCTTATGTTTCGTTACATTCCTGATATAAACAGTACATAGTCAATCTGTGTATCTTTTGAAGAAAATTTTCGTATTTAATTAAGCATAAATTATAAAATAATAATCGTTAAAAATTTGTATTGTCTTTTAGAAAGCACTTTAAAACTGTTTTCTAAACCCAAGTTATAGTCTGTCTGACTCATATTAAACTTATAAATAGACTTGTTAGTAACTTTTCATGCTAATTATTCCTTTCTTCACGCTGTAATACTTAATAGAAAACCTAAGTAATAAGGTTGTTCCACATTTACAAAAAAAATAATTAACTATAAGATGAAATAGGATACATAAGGGAGGGTTATATGTTACATACAAAAAGATGGAGATTTTTTGTGGTTCTTTCTATTGTAGGTTTGATTTTACTAATTTTATTAAAAATCAACTTCATTTCAATTACTATCGCAACTTCTTCAGCTGAAAGAGGAAAGATTTTTGATCAAAATGGTGTAATACTAGCTATAAATAAGAAAGTTAAGTCTCTATATTGCACTTCTAATGATAAAAAGCTATCGAAACAAGATGCATCAAACACATTAGCTTTTTTCAATCAATTTTCAAAAGAATTTCAACATGACATTTCGGTAGAGGACATAAAATCACAATTACAACAATCTTGTAAAAAGCAAACTATGAATGATATACCGTTATACTCTGATATAACTGAGGATGAACTTGCATTCATAAACAAAAACAAACCTAATAATGTAATAATTGAAGACGAATGGATTCGATATTATCCTAAACAGGAAATTGGTTCACAGGTAGTTGGGTATGTAGAAAATGACCTTAATTCAAAGCATATGCTTGTTGGAAAAAGTGGGATTGAGCTGCAATATGAAAATGATTTAAAAGGAAAATCAGGAAAAACTCTTATTTTTAAGATTGGTAATAAAAACTTCTTCTGGAACATTCAAAACGTACAAAAAGGAAAAGATGTCCGGCTAACCCTAGACTCTAAATTGCAGCAAAAAACAGAGGAAGCATTAAGATCTCAAATTAAGAAAACACCTGATGCTAAAGCTGGTTATGCTGTAGTGAGCGATGCAAAAACTGGCGCAATTTTAACTATGGCCAACTCAGCAGTTTTTGATCCAAATATATTACATACACATGTATCAACTAAAATAGATAACATAAAATCACTTTCGCAAAATAAAGCAATTCAAAAATTAAAGTATGGTGAATCTTATGTAAATATGGCTTCTACTATAAAGCCACTTACTATTTTAATTGGATTAAACGAAAAGCTTTTTCAACCTGAAGATACTTATTTAGATAAAGGTACTTTTCAGTATGATAATCAAAATAACATTACAAATGCACCTGGAACGCCCACAGGTGAGATTACACCGAGGCAAGCTATCATTAATTCATCTAATACATTTATGACAGCAAAAGTAGCTCTACCATTATTTAACCAAAATAATGGAAATGTAGAGAAAGTGGCACATATATGGACAGATTATTTAATGCAATTCGGCCTACGTTCTAAAACCGGGATTGATTTACCCTTTGAAGAAGACGGACAATATGAATTCCATCCTTCTAATAAGTTTGAAAATGGAATCTCCGCTTTATTAAATGCCTCGTGGGGCGGAAATG contains the following coding sequences:
- a CDS encoding peptidoglycan D,D-transpeptidase FtsI family protein — encoded protein: MLHTKRWRFFVVLSIVGLILLILLKINFISITIATSSAERGKIFDQNGVILAINKKVKSLYCTSNDKKLSKQDASNTLAFFNQFSKEFQHDISVEDIKSQLQQSCKKQTMNDIPLYSDITEDELAFINKNKPNNVIIEDEWIRYYPKQEIGSQVVGYVENDLNSKHMLVGKSGIELQYENDLKGKSGKTLIFKIGNKNFFWNIQNVQKGKDVRLTLDSKLQQKTEEALRSQIKKTPDAKAGYAVVSDAKTGAILTMANSAVFDPNILHTHVSTKIDNIKSLSQNKAIQKLKYGESYVNMASTIKPLTILIGLNEKLFQPEDTYLDKGTFQYDNQNNITNAPGTPTGEITPRQAIINSSNTFMTAKVALPLFNQNNGNVEKVAHIWTDYLMQFGLRSKTGIDLPFEEDGQYEFHPSNKFENGISALLNASWGGNEVHTPLQLAQYAATLASKGDKYKPQIVGATIGQDGKETKKFKPILESSNRYPMEFWRVVQGGMSQNIEEIKNLPFHVAGKTGSTGSPNEQERMINHSLFISYAPTEDPQIAISVVIPGSNSEKNIAALVTAEVLEFWHTLQKENKNKEEGS